The Pseudosulfitobacter pseudonitzschiae genome includes a region encoding these proteins:
- a CDS encoding class II aldolase/adducin family protein gives MKDAATAMPTAMDIKDMPDPMEMPSLKGKVPEQEWALRCQLAATYRLCAMHGWTDLVFTHISARLPDEDGSERFLINPYGVMFDEMTASSLVKIDLEGNICQDTPYNINPAGFTIHSAIHAARHDAGCVIHVHTPYGVAVSVQNGGLRRYTQFSMIVNNDLAYHDYEGIALELDERERIVNDLGDKSLLMLRNHGTLTVGPNCAIAFLRMYFLENACKTQIFAQAAGTENLHEEDQAMADTVQAQAKGAFTPGYGDNLIWPGLMRKLKRTNPGYDH, from the coding sequence ATGAAAGATGCAGCCACCGCCATGCCCACGGCCATGGACATCAAGGACATGCCCGATCCGATGGAGATGCCCTCGCTCAAGGGCAAAGTTCCGGAACAGGAATGGGCCCTGCGCTGCCAACTGGCCGCCACCTACCGGCTGTGCGCGATGCATGGCTGGACCGATCTGGTCTTTACCCACATCTCGGCGCGTTTACCGGATGAGGACGGGTCCGAGCGGTTCTTGATCAATCCTTACGGCGTGATGTTCGACGAAATGACAGCGTCTTCGCTGGTCAAGATCGATCTCGAGGGCAATATTTGTCAGGACACGCCCTACAATATCAATCCTGCGGGCTTTACCATTCATTCGGCCATTCACGCCGCACGCCACGATGCGGGCTGTGTAATTCATGTACACACGCCCTATGGCGTGGCGGTGTCAGTGCAGAATGGCGGGCTGCGCCGCTATACCCAGTTCTCGATGATCGTGAACAACGATCTGGCCTATCACGACTATGAAGGCATCGCGCTGGAACTGGACGAGCGCGAGCGGATCGTGAACGATCTGGGTGACAAGTCGCTGCTGATGCTGCGCAACCACGGCACGCTGACGGTGGGGCCGAACTGTGCGATTGCCTTCCTGCGGATGTATTTCCTCGAGAACGCCTGCAAGACGCAAATCTTTGCGCAGGCCGCGGGCACCGAAAACCTGCACGAGGAAGACCAGGCAATGGCCGACACCGTGCAGGCACAGGCCAAGGGGGCGTTCACGCCGGGCTATGGTGACAACCTGATCTGGCCGGGGCTGATGCGCAAGCTGAAGCGGACCAATCCGGGTTACGATCACTAG
- a CDS encoding M23 family metallopeptidase yields the protein MIRAVCTALTLTLVAGMPAAGDPVLTPPIDCDLGRDCFIQQYVDHDSSAGASDYLCAPLSYDAHKGTDFSLRTLQQMQAGVNVLASAPGTVKGVRDGMEDRIYTTSNAEEIKGRECGNGLVIDHGDGWETQYCHMKKDSLAVHSGDQVSRGSVLGQVGVSGLAQFPHIHLNVRHNGTTIDPFDPDGKITCGTPDPDTLWQNPPPYRAGGFLDVGFSDGIPDYADVKSGSAAKPSLPVDAPALVVYGYAFGGQKDDKLRLVLTGPDGTVVDQTIALEKTQAQFFRAVGKRLKRAVWPTGTYTGIATLSRKGRQIDTRSANITLR from the coding sequence ATGATCCGCGCGGTTTGCACCGCACTGACACTTACGCTCGTCGCAGGGATGCCTGCGGCGGGCGATCCTGTTTTGACGCCACCAATTGATTGTGATCTGGGGCGCGACTGCTTTATCCAGCAATATGTTGACCACGACAGCAGCGCGGGCGCGTCCGATTACTTGTGCGCGCCGCTCAGCTATGATGCGCACAAGGGCACCGATTTTAGCCTGCGTACCTTGCAACAGATGCAGGCGGGTGTGAACGTTCTGGCCAGCGCCCCCGGTACAGTCAAGGGCGTGCGCGACGGCATGGAGGACCGCATCTATACGACCTCGAACGCCGAGGAAATTAAGGGCCGCGAATGTGGCAACGGGCTGGTGATCGACCACGGAGATGGCTGGGAAACGCAATATTGCCACATGAAAAAAGACAGCCTGGCAGTCCACTCGGGCGATCAGGTCAGCCGCGGCAGCGTGCTGGGTCAGGTGGGGGTCAGTGGCCTCGCCCAGTTCCCTCACATCCACCTCAACGTGCGCCACAACGGCACCACCATCGACCCGTTTGATCCCGATGGCAAAATCACCTGCGGCACACCCGACCCAGACACCCTATGGCAAAACCCGCCGCCATACCGAGCGGGCGGCTTCCTTGACGTCGGCTTTTCCGACGGTATTCCCGACTATGCCGACGTCAAATCAGGCAGCGCTGCCAAACCGTCCCTGCCTGTGGATGCACCCGCTCTGGTGGTTTACGGTTACGCCTTCGGTGGCCAGAAGGACGACAAACTACGCCTGGTCCTGACCGGTCCTGACGGCACGGTGGTCGATCAGACAATCGCGCTGGAAAAAACCCAAGCGCAGTTCTTTCGCGCCGTCGGCAAGCGTCTGAAGCGCGCCGTCTGGCCCACGGGCACTTACACGGGCATTGCCACTTTGTCCCGCAAGGGCCGCCAGATCGACACCCGCAGCGCCAACATCACCCTGCGCTAA
- a CDS encoding methyltransferase domain-containing protein, with protein MHLDVQDLRNFYYRSALGRAAQKSLRGRMLQLWPEAKGQTVAGYGFAVPLLRPYMPDARRVMALMPGPQGVMPWPAGQPNVSALIEETMWPVETGHVDKLVVLHGLETSDRPQELLEECWRVLGPGGKALFIVPNRAGLWSRRDRTPFGYGRPYSASQLETQLRKHQFLPERHVGALYQFPSGKRLWMKSAGMFEGVGRSMPGMFAGGAFMVEASKLVYPPKGTTSRVRKRVGVLDGLTEPSAKPI; from the coding sequence ATGCACCTCGACGTACAGGACTTGCGCAATTTCTATTATCGCAGCGCGCTGGGGCGTGCCGCGCAGAAATCGCTGCGCGGGCGTATGCTGCAACTGTGGCCCGAGGCCAAGGGGCAAACTGTTGCGGGCTATGGCTTTGCGGTGCCGCTGTTGCGCCCCTATATGCCCGACGCGCGCCGGGTGATGGCATTGATGCCGGGGCCGCAGGGCGTGATGCCCTGGCCCGCAGGTCAGCCCAATGTGTCGGCGCTGATAGAAGAGACGATGTGGCCCGTCGAAACCGGCCATGTGGACAAGCTGGTGGTGTTGCACGGGTTGGAAACCTCGGACCGTCCGCAGGAGCTGCTGGAAGAATGCTGGCGGGTGCTGGGGCCGGGGGGCAAAGCGCTGTTCATCGTTCCCAACCGCGCAGGTCTGTGGTCGCGGCGCGACCGCACGCCGTTCGGATACGGGCGGCCCTATTCGGCGTCCCAACTGGAAACCCAGCTGCGCAAACACCAGTTTTTGCCTGAACGCCATGTGGGCGCGCTCTACCAGTTTCCGTCGGGCAAGCGGCTGTGGATGAAATCCGCAGGCATGTTCGAAGGCGTGGGCCGCTCGATGCCCGGCATGTTCGCAGGGGGCGCGTTCATGGTCGAGGCGTCCAAGCTGGTCTATCCACCCAAGGGCACGACCAGCCGGGTGCGTAAGCGGGTCGGCGTGCTGGACGGGTTGACCGAACCCAGCGCAAAACCGATCTGA
- a CDS encoding biopolymer transporter ExbB, with amino-acid sequence MSQMDREARPQFSQPVRQIALMLMVIALSAAMVFVAAPSVLPVFEANPYLNGFIFFVFLIGVVACFWQVLQLIGSVRWIESFAADTLESDNNAPQLLAPLASLLRTRGARMQVSATSTRSILDSVATRIDEAREITRYIVNLLIFLGLLGTFYGLATTVPALVDTIRSLAPQDGDAGVDVFGRLMDGLDSQLSGMGVAFGSSLLGLAGSLIVGLLELFAGHGQNRFYRELEEWLSSITRVSFASADDGTGDAPALASVMDHLAEQMEALQQMVTQSDVSRTMVDEKLGTLADAIHGMTRQMQHGDPENSALERVAAGQERLIAHFESQGSGDGIDAESRMRLRSIDVQMLRILEEISAGRQESMAELRSDLAGLTQALSQPRGPNRGNRGRGPQGGTGNVKGDG; translated from the coding sequence ATGTCGCAGATGGACCGCGAAGCGCGGCCACAATTTTCCCAACCGGTGCGGCAGATCGCGCTGATGCTAATGGTGATCGCCCTTAGCGCGGCGATGGTGTTTGTTGCAGCACCCAGCGTGTTGCCGGTGTTCGAAGCGAACCCCTATCTGAACGGGTTCATCTTTTTCGTTTTTCTGATCGGTGTGGTGGCGTGCTTCTGGCAGGTCTTGCAGCTGATCGGATCGGTGCGCTGGATCGAAAGTTTTGCCGCCGATACGCTGGAAAGTGACAACAATGCGCCGCAGCTTTTGGCGCCGCTCGCGTCGCTGTTGCGCACGCGGGGCGCGCGGATGCAGGTTTCGGCCACTTCGACGCGGTCTATTCTGGATTCGGTGGCTACACGGATAGACGAAGCGCGGGAAATCACACGATACATCGTTAACCTGCTGATTTTTCTTGGGCTTTTGGGCACGTTTTATGGTCTGGCAACCACTGTACCCGCGCTGGTCGACACGATCCGCAGTCTTGCGCCACAAGACGGCGACGCGGGTGTGGATGTGTTTGGCCGCCTGATGGACGGGCTGGATTCGCAGCTGAGCGGCATGGGTGTGGCGTTTGGGTCGTCCCTGCTGGGGCTGGCGGGATCGCTGATTGTGGGATTGTTGGAACTGTTCGCAGGCCACGGGCAGAACCGGTTTTACCGCGAGCTGGAAGAATGGCTGAGTTCGATCACACGGGTCAGCTTTGCTTCGGCTGACGATGGAACGGGCGATGCGCCGGCACTGGCCAGTGTGATGGACCATCTGGCCGAGCAGATGGAAGCGCTGCAACAGATGGTCACGCAATCGGACGTTTCGCGGACGATGGTGGATGAAAAGTTGGGCACGCTCGCTGATGCAATCCACGGCATGACGCGGCAGATGCAGCATGGCGACCCTGAAAATTCGGCGCTGGAACGTGTCGCGGCAGGGCAGGAACGGCTGATAGCGCATTTCGAATCCCAAGGTTCGGGGGACGGAATTGATGCAGAAAGCCGGATGCGGTTGCGGTCGATCGACGTGCAGATGCTGCGCATCCTCGAAGAGATTTCCGCAGGCCGTCAGGAAAGCATGGCCGAGTTACGCAGTGATCTTGCCGGACTGACCCAGGCGCTGTCACAACCGCGCGGGCCAAACCGGGGCAATCGCGGGCGTGGCCCCCAAGGTGGGACAGGAAACGTCAAGGGTGACGGCTGA
- the gloB gene encoding hydroxyacylglutathione hydrolase — protein sequence MPLELVTVPCLEDNYAFLVHDADSGETAVIDVPEAGPIKAALAARDWTLSHVLLTHHHWDHVDGLPELLADHPAKVVGASADAHRLPPLDLAVAEGDSFTVGSDSFEVLDVSGHTVGHIAFYAPASKLVFTADSLMALGCGRLFEGTPAQMLDSMTKLAALPGDTTVCSGHEYTTTNANFAATVDPQNAALISRTQDIAEKRAAGMPTVPSKLQLELDTNPFLRASDPAIAAHLDMAGATPLDVFTEIRARRDRF from the coding sequence ATGCCTCTTGAACTCGTCACTGTGCCCTGCCTTGAAGACAATTATGCCTTTTTGGTCCACGACGCCGACAGCGGCGAAACCGCGGTGATTGATGTGCCCGAAGCCGGACCGATCAAGGCAGCGCTGGCCGCGCGCGACTGGACGCTGAGCCATGTGCTGCTTACACACCACCACTGGGACCATGTCGATGGTCTGCCCGAGTTGCTGGCCGATCATCCAGCCAAGGTTGTGGGCGCTTCGGCAGATGCGCACCGTCTGCCGCCGCTGGATCTGGCTGTGGCCGAAGGTGACAGCTTTACCGTGGGCAGTGATTCCTTCGAGGTTCTGGACGTGAGCGGCCACACCGTCGGCCATATCGCCTTTTACGCACCCGCGTCGAAACTGGTGTTTACCGCCGACAGCCTGATGGCACTGGGCTGTGGCCGCCTGTTCGAGGGCACGCCCGCGCAGATGCTGGACAGCATGACCAAGCTGGCCGCCCTGCCCGGCGACACAACGGTTTGTTCGGGACATGAATACACCACCACAAACGCAAATTTCGCCGCGACGGTTGACCCGCAAAACGCTGCACTTATATCTCGTACACAGGACATCGCGGAGAAACGCGCCGCCGGGATGCCCACTGTACCTTCCAAGCTTCAGCTTGAACTGGACACCAATCCTTTTCTGCGCGCCTCAGACCCTGCCATTGCCGCCCATCTGGACATGGCAGGCGCAACGCCACTGGACGTTTTTACCGAAATCCGCGCCCGCCGCGACCGGTTCTGA
- a CDS encoding gamma-glutamylcyclotransferase, which yields MTMWVFGYGSLLWNPGFPVADRVVARLNGYQRSFCMRSIHHRGTEEEPGLVLALDAVPPASCEGIAMAVAQGEEDATLHYLRARELISSAYYEATVPLQLVDGRVVDAVAYIIDANHTQYCGGLPLEEQAQIIAKAVGGRGPNTEYLFNTADHLNQIGLQDADLDWLAARVRAICG from the coding sequence ATGACGATGTGGGTTTTCGGCTATGGCAGCTTGCTTTGGAACCCCGGATTTCCGGTGGCAGACCGTGTTGTGGCACGGCTGAACGGGTATCAGCGGTCGTTTTGCATGCGCTCGATCCACCACCGTGGCACCGAAGAAGAACCGGGGCTGGTGCTGGCGCTGGACGCGGTCCCTCCGGCCTCTTGCGAAGGCATCGCAATGGCGGTGGCCCAAGGCGAGGAGGACGCGACGCTGCATTATCTGCGTGCCCGCGAGTTGATTTCGTCGGCCTATTACGAGGCCACTGTGCCCCTGCAACTTGTCGACGGGCGCGTGGTCGATGCGGTGGCCTATATCATCGACGCCAACCACACCCAGTATTGTGGCGGTCTGCCCTTGGAAGAACAGGCGCAGATTATCGCCAAGGCGGTGGGCGGGCGTGGCCCCAACACCGAGTATTTGTTCAATACTGCCGATCATTTGAACCAGATTGGCCTGCAAGACGCCGATTTGGACTGGCTGGCGGCACGCGTGCGGGCAATTTGTGGATAA
- the clpA gene encoding ATP-dependent Clp protease ATP-binding subunit ClpA yields MPSFSTTLEKAIHSALALANERRHEFATLEHLLLALVEEPDAKRVMQACSVDVDELRTTLNEFVDEDLSNLVTDIDGSEAVPTAAFQRVIQRAAIHVQSSGRTEVTGANVLVAIFAERESNAAYFLQEQDMTRYDAVNFIAHGVAKDPAFGDPRPVSGAPEHEDEPQGVTEGEKKDSALEKYCVDLNAKSREGDIDPLIGRDSEVERCIQVLCRRRKNNPLLVGDPGVGKTAIAEGLARKIVSGETPEVLANTTIYSLDMGALLAGTRYRGDFEERLKAVVTELEAHKDAVLFIDEIHTVIGAGATSGGAMDASNLLKPALQGGKLRTMGSTTYKEFRQHFEKDRALSRRFQKIDVSEPSVEDAVKILRGLKPYFEEHHSVKYTSDAIKTSVELASRYINDRKLPDSAIDVIDEAGAAQHLVVANKRRKTIGTKEIEAVVAKIARIPPKNVSKDDAEVLKDLEGSLKRVVFGQDNAIEALASAIKLSRAGLREPEKPIGNYLFAGPTGVGKTEVAKQLADTLGVQLLRFDMSEYMEKHAVSRLIGAPPGYVGFDQGGLLTDGIDQHPHCVLLLDEMEKAHPDVYNILLQVMDHGRLTDHNGRTVDFRNVVLIMTSNAGAAEQAKEAIGFGRDRREGEDTAAIERTFTPEFRNRLDAVISFAPLPKTVIMQVVEKFVLQLEAQLMDRGVTIELTRPAAEWLADKGYDSKMGARPLGRVIQEYIKKPLAEELLFGKLAKGGVVKVGMKNGVLDLKIEGPDKPRISGNKPPLLTAE; encoded by the coding sequence GTGCCTTCATTCTCGACGACATTGGAAAAAGCAATCCATTCCGCGCTGGCGCTGGCAAACGAGCGTCGCCACGAATTCGCAACGCTGGAGCATTTGCTGTTGGCGTTGGTCGAAGAACCCGACGCCAAACGTGTCATGCAGGCATGCAGCGTCGATGTTGACGAACTGCGCACCACGCTGAACGAATTTGTCGACGAGGATCTGTCGAACCTTGTGACAGATATCGACGGCAGCGAAGCAGTGCCAACAGCGGCCTTCCAACGCGTAATCCAGCGTGCGGCGATCCATGTGCAGTCTTCGGGCCGCACCGAAGTGACCGGTGCCAACGTTCTGGTCGCGATCTTTGCCGAACGCGAAAGCAACGCGGCCTATTTCCTGCAGGAGCAGGACATGACCCGCTATGATGCGGTCAACTTTATCGCCCACGGCGTCGCCAAAGACCCTGCTTTCGGCGATCCGCGCCCCGTTTCCGGCGCGCCCGAGCACGAAGACGAGCCGCAAGGCGTGACCGAAGGCGAGAAAAAGGATTCGGCGCTTGAGAAATACTGCGTCGATCTGAACGCAAAATCGCGCGAAGGCGACATTGATCCGCTGATCGGTCGTGACAGCGAAGTGGAACGTTGCATTCAGGTTCTCTGCCGCCGGCGCAAGAACAACCCGCTGCTGGTGGGGGATCCCGGTGTGGGCAAAACTGCCATCGCCGAAGGTCTGGCGCGCAAGATCGTATCGGGCGAAACCCCCGAGGTTCTGGCCAACACCACGATCTATTCGCTGGACATGGGCGCGTTGCTGGCAGGCACCCGCTATCGTGGCGACTTTGAAGAGCGCCTGAAAGCCGTCGTGACCGAGCTGGAAGCGCACAAGGATGCGGTTCTGTTCATCGACGAGATTCACACCGTGATCGGTGCCGGTGCCACCTCGGGTGGGGCAATGGACGCATCGAACCTGCTGAAGCCTGCGCTTCAGGGGGGCAAACTGCGCACCATGGGCTCGACTACGTATAAAGAGTTCCGCCAGCACTTCGAAAAAGACCGCGCCCTGTCGCGCCGGTTCCAGAAAATCGACGTCAGCGAACCGTCGGTCGAAGATGCGGTGAAAATCCTGCGCGGTCTTAAGCCGTATTTCGAGGAACACCATTCGGTGAAATACACCTCGGATGCGATCAAGACATCGGTAGAACTGGCCAGCCGGTACATCAACGACCGCAAGCTGCCCGACAGCGCCATCGACGTCATCGACGAGGCGGGTGCCGCACAGCATCTGGTGGTTGCCAACAAGCGGCGCAAAACCATCGGCACCAAGGAGATCGAGGCCGTCGTGGCCAAGATCGCCCGCATCCCGCCGAAAAACGTGTCGAAAGATGACGCCGAGGTGCTCAAGGATCTTGAAGGGTCGCTGAAACGCGTCGTCTTTGGTCAGGATAACGCAATCGAGGCACTTGCCTCGGCCATCAAACTGTCGCGTGCGGGCCTGCGCGAGCCGGAAAAACCCATCGGCAACTACCTGTTCGCAGGGCCGACCGGCGTGGGCAAAACCGAAGTGGCAAAACAACTGGCAGATACGCTGGGTGTGCAACTGCTGCGTTTCGATATGTCCGAATACATGGAGAAACACGCGGTCAGCCGATTGATCGGTGCCCCTCCGGGCTATGTCGGCTTTGATCAGGGCGGCTTGCTGACCGACGGAATCGATCAGCACCCACACTGCGTTCTGCTGCTGGACGAGATGGAAAAGGCGCACCCGGATGTCTACAACATCCTGTTGCAGGTCATGGATCATGGCCGCCTGACCGACCACAACGGCCGCACGGTGGATTTCCGCAATGTGGTGCTGATCATGACCTCGAACGCCGGTGCGGCTGAACAGGCCAAAGAGGCAATCGGCTTTGGCCGCGACCGTCGCGAGGGCGAGGATACAGCCGCCATCGAACGGACGTTCACGCCGGAATTCCGCAACCGTCTGGACGCGGTGATCAGCTTTGCGCCGCTGCCGAAAACGGTGATCATGCAAGTGGTCGAAAAGTTCGTGCTGCAACTCGAAGCACAGCTGATGGACCGTGGCGTGACGATCGAACTGACCCGACCTGCCGCCGAATGGCTGGCCGACAAAGGCTATGACAGCAAGATGGGAGCGCGTCCCTTGGGCCGTGTTATTCAGGAATACATCAAAAAGCCGCTGGCCGAAGAGTTGCTCTTTGGCAAGCTGGCCAAAGGTGGAGTTGTCAAAGTCGGTATGAAAAACGGTGTGCTGGACCTGAAGATCGAAGGACCGGACAAACCAAGGATTTCAGGCAACAAGCCGCCGCTTCTGACGGCTGAATGA
- a CDS encoding DUF2125 domain-containing protein, with translation MRRLLRVCVVLATLWCVWWGVASYALHSAVVSWFDARRAEGWQADMDGPQPGGFPLNLRTRIADLALADPDTGVAFRAPQITFTASALWPGNITLRLPDTPMTFATPEGAADLTMQDSVMTLDLRRERALGLDRLQWAAQSWQLDGPEGSLIGAKGLSLAAIRTTGATYDITASAPAFAPGAVPRRTLRLPDEWPLTFDQLALEATVTFDRPWDIRALEDRRPQPRWIALHLAEAAWGDLRLRLAADLEVDAAGIPAGTVSIQADNWPIMLDLAEAANLLPGGMRSQAEEVLRRFATLSGNPDALDVQLNLAGGFISLGFLPVAPAPRLILR, from the coding sequence ATGCGGCGATTGTTGCGGGTGTGCGTGGTGCTGGCCACGCTGTGGTGTGTGTGGTGGGGGGTTGCCAGCTATGCGCTGCACAGTGCCGTGGTGTCGTGGTTCGACGCCCGACGCGCCGAAGGCTGGCAGGCCGATATGGATGGACCGCAACCGGGCGGCTTTCCGTTGAACCTGCGCACCCGAATTGCGGATCTGGCATTGGCCGATCCTGACACCGGCGTCGCGTTCCGTGCGCCGCAGATCACGTTCACCGCTTCTGCGCTGTGGCCCGGCAACATAACCCTGCGCTTGCCGGATACCCCGATGACATTCGCCACACCCGAAGGCGCCGCTGATTTGACCATGCAAGACAGCGTGATGACGCTCGACCTGCGTCGCGAACGCGCGCTGGGTCTCGACCGGTTGCAATGGGCCGCGCAGAGCTGGCAGCTGGACGGGCCTGAGGGTTCGCTGATTGGCGCAAAGGGCCTCAGCCTTGCGGCGATCCGCACCACCGGGGCCACCTATGACATCACCGCCAGCGCCCCCGCCTTTGCGCCCGGAGCAGTGCCACGCCGCACTTTGCGACTACCGGATGAATGGCCGCTGACCTTTGACCAACTGGCGCTTGAGGCAACCGTCACATTTGACCGTCCGTGGGACATTCGGGCGCTCGAAGACCGCCGCCCGCAACCGCGCTGGATCGCCCTGCATCTGGCCGAAGCTGCTTGGGGTGATCTGCGCCTGCGCCTTGCCGCCGATCTTGAAGTGGACGCAGCAGGCATCCCCGCGGGCACCGTCAGCATTCAGGCCGACAACTGGCCGATCATGCTGGATCTGGCCGAAGCAGCCAACCTGCTGCCCGGCGGTATGCGCAGCCAGGCGGAAGAAGTGTTGCGCCGGTTCGCGACTCTCAGCGGCAATCCGGACGCATTGGACGTGCAGTTGAACCTCGCCGGAGGATTCATCTCGCTCGGATTCCTGCCCGTCGCCCCTGCCCCACGCCTGATCCTGCGCTAA
- a CDS encoding peptidoglycan -binding protein translates to MALSRRTGSRFQGSIWPGFVDAMTGLLLVLMFVLTIFMVVQYVLRETISGQESELDQLAGEVAALAQALGMEEQRGNRLDARLSALSATLSDAQQQVSDQAALITSLTEQRDAQASELAAAQTRITSFEAQVAALLADRDQAQAAVADLQAEQVRLLSEQEALNLALAQAREEIDAGTEAARLAAARREALDALVADLRARNAEAEGQLTALDTQLNEAQDALSEEEAARLAEAEAAKLLRERLEAADAELTSMTLALEAQRKEAEETLTLLAAARAAEADLDTQLVAALLQVETLKGQAEGTDSTVQELAGQTQALTAQKDALEGQLAALQGQLDVATATIEAGSAETQDLRARLTAALADVTAQKAAAETAKSQNADLRTQLQAALAAKLAAETDAETLTADAAEVRAQLAAALAAKLAAENAIDETMTDAERRAALLQTERDKLAEEQEKSTAAQRQTEVLNQQVAALRSQLGQLQALLDDAKSRDEAAQVELLSLGQDLNTALARVAAEERRRRVLEEQERKRLEAAAQDLEKYRSEFFGRLRDVLGNQEGVRIEGDRFVFSSEVLFPPGAAEISADGKREIAKIAAILRSVVADIPPEIDWVIRVDGHTDNVPLSGLGEFADNWELSQARALSVVKYMVNFLGIPPDRLSANGFGQYQPVDIADTDEARAQNRRIELKFTEK, encoded by the coding sequence ATGGCCCTGTCGCGTCGCACGGGGTCACGGTTTCAGGGGTCGATCTGGCCCGGCTTTGTCGATGCGATGACCGGTCTGCTGCTGGTGCTGATGTTTGTGCTGACCATTTTTATGGTGGTGCAATATGTGTTGCGCGAAACCATTTCGGGGCAGGAAAGCGAACTGGACCAACTGGCCGGGGAAGTTGCCGCTCTGGCGCAGGCTTTGGGGATGGAAGAGCAGCGTGGCAACCGGCTTGATGCACGGCTGTCGGCGCTGTCGGCGACGCTCAGCGATGCGCAGCAACAGGTGTCGGATCAGGCGGCATTAATCACCTCGCTGACGGAACAGCGCGACGCGCAGGCCAGCGAACTGGCAGCTGCGCAAACACGGATCACAAGTTTCGAAGCACAGGTTGCAGCGCTGTTGGCCGACCGCGATCAGGCGCAGGCCGCGGTTGCGGATTTACAGGCCGAGCAGGTCCGATTGCTGTCCGAGCAAGAGGCGCTGAATCTGGCACTGGCGCAGGCCCGCGAAGAAATTGATGCAGGCACCGAAGCGGCCCGTTTGGCGGCGGCGCGTCGCGAGGCGCTGGACGCGCTGGTGGCCGATTTGCGGGCAAGGAATGCCGAGGCCGAAGGGCAGTTGACGGCCTTGGATACGCAATTGAACGAGGCCCAAGACGCGCTGAGTGAGGAAGAAGCAGCAAGGCTGGCCGAAGCAGAGGCGGCAAAGCTGTTGCGCGAACGGCTTGAAGCGGCAGATGCCGAACTGACCTCGATGACGCTGGCACTGGAAGCGCAGCGTAAGGAAGCCGAGGAAACATTGACCTTGCTCGCAGCCGCGCGCGCCGCCGAAGCCGATCTGGACACGCAACTGGTCGCTGCCTTGTTGCAGGTCGAAACCCTGAAAGGGCAGGCCGAAGGCACCGACAGCACCGTGCAAGAACTGGCTGGCCAGACACAGGCGCTGACCGCGCAAAAAGACGCGCTGGAAGGACAGCTTGCTGCGTTGCAGGGGCAGCTGGACGTGGCCACAGCGACAATTGAAGCAGGCAGCGCCGAAACACAGGATCTGCGTGCGCGTCTTACGGCGGCACTGGCCGATGTCACGGCGCAAAAGGCGGCGGCGGAAACCGCAAAATCGCAAAACGCCGATTTGCGGACGCAATTGCAGGCCGCCTTGGCAGCGAAACTGGCCGCTGAAACAGATGCCGAAACCCTGACCGCAGACGCCGCCGAAGTGCGCGCGCAACTGGCCGCTGCACTGGCGGCGAAACTGGCCGCTGAAAATGCTATCGACGAGACGATGACCGACGCAGAACGCCGTGCCGCGCTGTTGCAGACCGAGCGCGACAAGCTGGCAGAGGAACAGGAAAAATCCACCGCCGCCCAACGCCAGACCGAGGTGCTGAACCAGCAGGTCGCGGCGTTGCGTTCGCAATTGGGACAGCTTCAGGCGCTGCTGGACGATGCCAAATCGCGCGACGAGGCTGCGCAAGTTGAACTGCTGTCGCTGGGGCAGGATCTGAACACTGCTCTGGCGCGGGTGGCAGCCGAAGAGCGCCGCCGCCGTGTGCTGGAAGAGCAAGAGCGCAAGCGACTGGAAGCAGCAGCACAGGATCTGGAAAAGTACCGTTCAGAATTCTTTGGCCGTTTGCGCGACGTTTTGGGCAACCAAGAGGGCGTGCGGATCGAGGGTGACCGGTTCGTGTTCTCTTCCGAAGTTCTGTTTCCGCCCGGTGCTGCGGAAATTTCGGCTGACGGGAAGCGCGAGATTGCCAAGATCGCAGCGATCCTGCGCAGCGTGGTCGCCGACATTCCGCCCGAGATCGACTGGGTGATCCGCGTCGACGGTCACACCGACAATGTGCCCCTGTCCGGTCTGGGAGAGTTTGCCGATAACTGGGAACTGAGTCAGGCGCGGGCGCTGTCGGTCGTGAAATATATGGTGAACTTCCTTGGCATTCCGCCGGACCGGCTGTCGGCCAACGGGTTCGGGCAGTACCAGCCAGTAGACATTGCAGACACGGACGAAGCCCGCGCGCAAAACCGTCGTATCGAGTTGAAATTTACCGAGAAATAG